A genome region from Corallococcus exiguus includes the following:
- a CDS encoding S8 family serine peptidase, which produces MKLKLTQAVSAISLLAAACGPMPEGPESDSEQIGQTAQMIRRERAIPNEYIVVLRDSTQEVRQQGAANIAREMVSLTSGRLLRTYEHSIHGFLANMSEAEARRLLSDPRVAYVQENGLIHVSATQTGATWGIDRIDQRDLPRNSSYTYNVDGTGVHAYVIDTGIRQTHTEFTGRIGNGYDFIDNDSDPSDCHGHGTHVSGTVGGTTWGVAKKVTLHGVRVLDCTGYGNDAQVIGGIDWVAANHVKPAVANMSLGDVGIQAIDDATERLIAAGVTTVVAAGNDSDNACNYSPARTPNAITVGSTTSTDARSSFSNYGTCVDIFAPGSSITSASNSGNSSSTSMSGTSMASPHVAGAAALYLSANPTATPAQVRDALVNNSTPNKVTSPGTGSPNKLLYTLFITGGGGSDTTPPTTSITSPAGGATLSGTASLSASATDNVGVSRVEFFAGTTLLGTATASPYSFSWNTATVANGTYALTTKAYDAANNVGTSATVSVTVNNGTGSCSITEQLLANAGFESGNTGWTTSSGVIDGTTSGSAPRTGTYKAYMNGYGSTRTEFAYQDVTIPATACSATFTFWARITTAETTTTTAYDKLAVQVRNSAGTVLATLATYSNLDKGTAYVQRTFSLDAYKGQTVRIYFNGTEDSSLQTSFFIDDTALTVVR; this is translated from the coding sequence ATGAAACTGAAACTGACCCAGGCGGTGAGCGCCATCTCCCTTCTGGCCGCGGCGTGCGGCCCGATGCCGGAGGGCCCGGAGTCCGACAGCGAGCAGATCGGTCAGACGGCGCAGATGATCCGCCGCGAGCGGGCCATCCCCAACGAGTACATCGTGGTCCTGCGCGACTCGACGCAGGAGGTCCGGCAGCAGGGAGCGGCGAACATCGCCCGGGAGATGGTGTCCCTCACCAGCGGCCGGCTGCTGCGGACCTATGAGCACTCCATCCACGGCTTCCTGGCGAACATGAGCGAGGCCGAGGCCCGCCGCCTTCTGTCCGACCCGCGCGTGGCGTACGTGCAGGAGAACGGCCTCATCCACGTGTCCGCGACGCAGACCGGCGCGACCTGGGGCATCGACCGCATCGACCAGCGGGACCTGCCGCGCAACAGCTCCTACACGTACAACGTCGACGGCACCGGCGTGCACGCGTACGTCATCGACACCGGCATCCGGCAGACCCACACCGAGTTCACCGGCCGCATCGGCAACGGCTACGACTTCATCGACAACGACAGCGACCCCTCCGACTGCCATGGCCACGGCACGCACGTGTCGGGCACGGTGGGCGGCACGACCTGGGGCGTGGCGAAGAAGGTCACCCTCCACGGCGTGCGCGTGCTGGACTGCACGGGCTACGGCAACGACGCGCAGGTCATTGGCGGTATCGACTGGGTGGCGGCCAACCACGTCAAGCCGGCGGTCGCCAACATGAGCCTGGGCGATGTCGGCATCCAGGCCATCGATGACGCGACGGAGCGGTTGATCGCCGCGGGCGTCACCACGGTGGTCGCCGCCGGCAACGACAGCGACAACGCCTGCAACTACTCGCCGGCCCGTACGCCCAACGCCATCACCGTGGGCTCCACCACCAGCACGGACGCCCGCTCGTCGTTCTCCAACTACGGGACGTGCGTGGACATCTTCGCGCCGGGCTCGAGCATCACCTCGGCGTCGAACTCCGGCAACTCGTCCAGCACCTCCATGAGCGGCACGTCCATGGCGTCGCCGCACGTGGCCGGCGCCGCGGCGCTCTACCTGAGCGCCAACCCCACCGCGACGCCCGCGCAGGTGCGCGACGCGCTGGTGAACAACTCCACGCCGAACAAGGTCACCAGCCCGGGGACCGGCTCGCCCAACAAGCTGCTGTACACGCTCTTCATCACCGGCGGCGGCGGCAGCGACACCACCCCGCCCACCACGTCCATCACCTCGCCCGCGGGCGGCGCCACGCTGAGCGGCACCGCGAGCCTGAGCGCCAGCGCCACCGACAACGTGGGCGTGTCTCGCGTGGAGTTCTTCGCGGGCACCACGCTGCTGGGCACGGCGACGGCCTCGCCGTACAGCTTCTCGTGGAACACGGCGACGGTGGCCAACGGCACCTACGCGCTGACCACGAAGGCGTATGACGCGGCGAACAACGTGGGCACGTCCGCCACGGTGTCCGTGACGGTGAACAACGGCACGGGCAGCTGCTCCATCACCGAGCAACTCCTCGCCAACGCGGGCTTCGAGAGCGGCAACACGGGCTGGACCACGTCCTCCGGCGTCATCGACGGCACCACGTCCGGCAGCGCGCCGCGCACGGGCACGTACAAGGCCTACATGAACGGCTACGGCAGCACGCGTACCGAGTTCGCCTACCAGGACGTCACCATCCCCGCCACGGCGTGCAGCGCCACGTTCACCTTCTGGGCGCGCATCACCACGGCGGAGACGACGACCACCACGGCCTACGACAAGCTGGCCGTCCAGGTCCGCAACAGCGCGGGCACGGTGCTGGCGACGCTGGCCACGTACAGCAACCTGGACAAGGGCACGGCCTACGTTCAGCGGACGTTCAGCCTGGACGCGTACAAGGGCCAGACCGTCCGCATCTACTTCAACGGCACGGAGGACTCGTCGCTGCAGACGAGCTTCTTCATCGACGACACGGCGCTGACCGTCGTCCGGTAG
- a CDS encoding EamA family transporter gives MTWWIYALASAGFAALTAILGKVGVEGVPSTLATALRTVVVLVFAWTIALARGEGAALPTLSRRTLLFLALSGVATGLSWLAYFRALQLAPASRVAPIDKLSLALTLVLAWGLLGEPMSWKLVVGVGLMVCGALLTLG, from the coding sequence ATGACGTGGTGGATCTACGCTCTGGCTTCCGCGGGTTTCGCCGCGCTGACCGCCATTCTTGGGAAGGTGGGTGTGGAGGGCGTTCCTTCCACGCTCGCCACCGCCCTGCGCACCGTGGTGGTGCTCGTCTTCGCCTGGACCATCGCGCTGGCCCGGGGAGAAGGCGCCGCCCTTCCCACCCTCAGCCGCCGCACGCTCCTCTTCCTCGCGCTCTCCGGCGTGGCCACGGGCCTGTCGTGGCTGGCCTACTTCCGGGCGCTCCAGCTCGCTCCCGCCTCGCGCGTGGCTCCCATCGACAAGCTCAGCTTGGCCCTCACGCTCGTCCTGGCGTGGGGCCTGCTGGGCGAGCCCATGTCGTGGAAGCTCGTCGTGGGCGTGGGACTGATGGTCTGCGGCGCGCTGTTGACGCTGGGCTGA
- a CDS encoding HTTM domain-containing protein, translated as MTDVAGGGIRPLARVWAWLLAPRDIAALAAFRVALGLLITVSAVRFLAYGWVGVLFAQPRFRFTYWGFGWVPVLPGDWMPALFMVMGVLGALLMVGLFYRVTVVLLFGVFAYVQLLDVTNYLNHYYLVSLLLGLMCFVPAHRAFSVDAWRKPVLRRDWLPAWCTVLLRFQVSVVYVFAGLAKVTPDWLVHAQPLNIWLAARTGLPWVGPLLEQRWMAYAAAWGGMLFDTTIVLFLMWRRTRPFAYVVVLGFHAVTFVLFPIGMFPFIMVTAALVFFDPSWPRVLAARVRRLPLAVRPSGVGEGATLVVPGWKGRLALGAALTYAVLQVALPLRTHAYGGNVLWHEQGMRFSWRVMTREKNGSATFLVRDSVTGREWHVPPSQYLTRLQEREMAVQPDLILQLAHRIARDFEANTHHPMEVRADVRVSLNGRMSEPLVDPHVDLAKEEDSLGPKAWILPAPEGPPVHLRPSRRSAPGA; from the coding sequence ATGACTGACGTGGCTGGCGGCGGGATCAGGCCGCTGGCACGGGTGTGGGCGTGGCTGCTGGCGCCCCGGGACATCGCCGCGCTGGCGGCGTTCCGGGTGGCGCTGGGGCTGCTCATCACCGTATCGGCCGTGCGCTTCCTGGCCTACGGCTGGGTGGGCGTGTTGTTCGCGCAGCCCCGCTTCCGCTTCACCTACTGGGGGTTCGGCTGGGTGCCGGTCCTCCCGGGTGACTGGATGCCCGCGCTCTTCATGGTGATGGGCGTGCTGGGCGCGCTGTTGATGGTGGGGTTGTTCTACCGGGTGACGGTGGTGCTGCTGTTCGGGGTGTTCGCCTACGTGCAGCTGCTCGACGTGACGAACTACCTCAACCACTACTACCTGGTGAGCCTGCTGCTGGGGCTGATGTGCTTCGTGCCCGCGCACCGGGCCTTCTCCGTGGACGCGTGGCGCAAGCCGGTGCTGCGGCGGGACTGGCTGCCGGCCTGGTGCACGGTGCTGCTGCGCTTCCAGGTGTCCGTCGTCTACGTGTTCGCGGGGCTGGCGAAGGTCACCCCGGACTGGCTGGTGCACGCGCAGCCGCTCAACATCTGGCTGGCCGCCCGCACGGGGCTGCCGTGGGTGGGGCCGCTCCTGGAGCAGCGCTGGATGGCGTACGCGGCGGCCTGGGGCGGGATGCTGTTCGACACCACCATCGTGCTGTTCCTCATGTGGCGCCGCACGCGGCCGTTCGCGTACGTCGTGGTGCTGGGCTTCCACGCGGTGACGTTCGTGCTGTTCCCCATCGGGATGTTCCCCTTCATCATGGTGACGGCGGCGCTGGTGTTCTTCGACCCGTCGTGGCCGCGCGTGCTCGCGGCCCGGGTGCGGCGACTTCCTTTGGCCGTGCGTCCTTCCGGGGTGGGCGAAGGCGCGACCCTGGTGGTGCCGGGTTGGAAGGGCCGCCTGGCGCTGGGAGCGGCGTTGACCTACGCGGTCCTCCAGGTGGCCCTGCCGCTGCGCACGCACGCGTATGGCGGCAACGTGCTCTGGCACGAGCAGGGGATGCGCTTCTCGTGGCGGGTGATGACGCGGGAGAAGAACGGCAGCGCGACGTTCCTGGTGCGTGACAGCGTCACCGGCCGGGAGTGGCACGTTCCGCCCAGCCAGTACCTCACGCGGTTGCAGGAACGGGAGATGGCGGTGCAGCCGGACCTCATCCTGCAGCTGGCCCACAGGATTGCCCGGGACTTCGAGGCGAACACGCACCACCCCATGGAGGTCCGGGCCGACGTGCGGGTGTCCCTGAACGGCCGGATGTCGGAGCCGCTGGTGGATCCGCACGTGGACCTGGCGAAGGAGGAGGACAGCCTGGGACCCAAGGCGTGGATCCTCCCCGCGCCGGAAGGCCCCCCGGTGCACCTGCGCCCCTCGCGGCGAAGCGCCCCCGGTGCCTGA
- a CDS encoding imelysin family protein codes for MTVFKARPDAPSRLGVRALAFTAVLCVACSDNKPKPVEPGPGDGGTDVRAQLLSAAGECILGTAREFLPKATALQTATAALRDAPDAAARTAARTAFHEAMDVWQVMEPMQVGPAAPRSSPGGAEIRDNIHSFPLYNRCSIEEQLVSKGYESASFSSSLVTRRGFLALEYLLFYEGAETACGPNSVIVAQGTWAALSADERAARKRAYAAVVAADVHKHAQALVTAWAPEGGNFLKTLATAGSGNAVFPSTQVALNAMSDALFYVEREGKDQKLARPLALRDCSSSICPELLESQFAGRSKQNLRQNLVGFRRLMDGCGPDFTGTGFDDVLAAVGAEAVATRMRQEVVEADAALVAVEEADLAQALVQDKPSVMTVYNDFKGITDTLKTDFITTLDLEPPAGLEGDND; via the coding sequence ATGACTGTCTTCAAAGCCCGTCCTGATGCGCCCTCCCGGCTGGGAGTGAGGGCCCTGGCATTCACCGCGGTGCTGTGCGTGGCGTGCAGCGACAACAAGCCCAAGCCGGTGGAGCCTGGCCCCGGGGACGGCGGCACGGACGTGCGCGCGCAGCTGTTGAGCGCCGCGGGCGAGTGCATCCTGGGGACGGCGCGGGAGTTCCTGCCCAAGGCCACGGCGCTCCAGACCGCGACGGCGGCGCTGAGGGATGCGCCGGACGCGGCGGCGCGGACGGCGGCGCGCACGGCGTTCCACGAGGCGATGGACGTCTGGCAGGTGATGGAGCCCATGCAGGTGGGGCCCGCGGCGCCGCGCAGCAGCCCGGGCGGCGCGGAGATCCGCGACAACATCCACTCGTTCCCGCTCTACAACCGGTGCTCCATCGAGGAGCAGCTCGTGTCCAAGGGCTACGAGTCGGCCAGCTTCTCCTCCAGCCTGGTGACGCGGCGCGGGTTCCTGGCGCTGGAGTACCTGCTCTTCTACGAGGGCGCGGAGACGGCGTGTGGGCCCAACTCCGTCATCGTGGCGCAGGGGACGTGGGCGGCGCTGTCCGCGGACGAGCGGGCGGCGCGCAAGCGGGCCTACGCGGCGGTGGTGGCGGCGGACGTGCACAAGCACGCGCAGGCGCTGGTGACCGCGTGGGCGCCGGAGGGCGGCAACTTCCTGAAGACGCTGGCGACGGCGGGCTCCGGCAACGCGGTGTTCCCCTCGACGCAGGTGGCGCTCAACGCGATGAGCGACGCGCTCTTCTACGTGGAGCGCGAGGGCAAGGACCAGAAGCTGGCACGGCCGTTGGCGCTGCGCGACTGCTCGTCGTCCATCTGCCCGGAGCTGCTGGAGTCGCAGTTCGCGGGCCGCTCGAAGCAGAACCTGCGTCAGAACCTGGTGGGCTTCCGCCGCCTCATGGACGGCTGCGGCCCGGACTTCACGGGCACGGGCTTCGACGACGTGCTGGCGGCGGTGGGCGCGGAAGCCGTGGCCACGCGGATGCGTCAGGAGGTGGTGGAGGCCGACGCGGCGCTGGTCGCGGTGGAGGAGGCGGACCTGGCGCAGGCGCTGGTGCAGGACAAGCCGTCGGTGATGACCGTCTACAACGACTTCAAGGGCATCACGGACACGCTCAAGACGGACTTCATCACCACGCTGGACCTGGAGCCGCCCGCGGGCCTCGAGGGAGACAATGACTGA